A segment of the Elaeis guineensis isolate ETL-2024a chromosome 6, EG11, whole genome shotgun sequence genome:
TTGTGACATTTTATTGGGTTCTTACTGAAGGGAAGCATCAACTAGCGAAAAACTAATAAAGCAAAGGAAAAAGGGTGAGAGTCATTATGAATCCACTTGATACCCAAAGCTAACTTGAAACATGCATACACAACATAATAATTCTTAAGAACATTTTCATCATACATAACAAAATTGTTCAAATTATTGGGGTTGTCATTATGAATTCTCATTCACCAACAATTCTTGTTAAAGGCCACCTCTGATATTATTGCAAGTTTGTTCCCAATCCTTACCAGAATTTCCATCCCTGCCACCACGGTCCTCGGGTGTTCTCTTGTTCTTCCTAAATCTTTTATTAAATATTGGTGAACCTCTCCTTGCTGGAGAATTGAAATCTTCATTATACATGTCCATACCATCTCATCTGACCATCTACTTGTCCATAAATGAGTAGACATCACCAACATACAGATCACTGGAGATGGAGCAAGAACTTCAATAAAGGAAATCTCCACCAAAAATATTGGGGGTTGGACATCAACTATTACATGTCTCCTCTTCAGCTATACCCCGATTGTAGACACCTATTAGCTTCCCATCTCCAAAGGCTCAAAACACATCTCTAAAACAAACCAACCTTCAACCTTATTTTAAGATTATTGTAACCCATTCTGGTTCTTATGTTTACTGAGACTTTGAACCAGCTAATTAAACAATCCTATATTCATTTAGAGAACAGGCACCCCATCTTACCATTGAATAACTAacaacttcaaaaaaaaaaaaaaaaggaacgaaAAAACAACTCCCAATCTTCATTTGTGATGAAGTGACATTTCCATTGACATCTAAACAGGCTTTGAAACATCCATTGCATATTTACTTTTCCTGGTCATTTTCTTAAAATTCCCATCGAAACTACTCCGTGGGTTCGTGAAGGACCAACATGAATCATTATAGACCTTTCATCAAATACTGCAATCAGACAATCTCATAATCTCAGATATATAAGTCATCCACAGACCCAAAAGTCTCCATACCTAAAGGTAATATCTAAACTCTTGATCCaatttgaagatttatcattacaTGATTACAATCTGTATGAGCCCCTTTGAATCGCCCATCTAAAACCTTATCTACATTcctagaaagaaaaaaagagaaattatttATTTAGAATAAAGCATTGGATGCTTTTAAAACAAACTAAATCTTTACAGAGTTGCAAGACAATAGAAAATACTGTTGTTACTTGTGGCAGTGGTCTCATTAACCAAGACAGAATCCAATCAACCCAAAATCTACATTAACTTCAAGAGGAGTTGATCAAAATTTGGTCAATTTTAATTGGTACACACTGAAAATCACAATGAAGAGGGCTCTCCAGCTATCTATTGCTCTTTAGAGCTCCTAAAACATGTACTGGAGAAGAGACAATGATCCGAAGACGTGCCCAAAGAAAATCTTCTAGATTTTATCATAAGGGATTGCATGCAGATGGAACAAAGAAAGCCAGAGGCAGTCCTTCATATCAACCGAAGGAACAGGAGATATCCTTATTCTTTCTACAAATGATTACATATCGTGGGCTGTTAAGAAATCTTTAAACAGCAAACAGAATGAGCAATACATCAGATTCTACCAATCAAATagcatcaagtattagtgaatttgTATTGAGTATATTGCAGTCATCATGCATGCAGACTAGAAtgtttttctccttcttttcaggCAATAAGTTAAGAGGAGGCAAACTAAATTCTACCTTAATGCTTACCGTCGCAAACACCACAATGAATCCACAAATTCATGAAATAGCATAACAGTGAATATGCAAATTAGCTTGGTACTAGTGATGCAAGCAAGAGAGATAAAAACCGAATATGGAACATCTTTATCTTACATGGACATAAACAGTCATACCACAATGCCAACTTGCAAAAGCTAGCACCAAAACTTGCAAATCTAAAACAAAAGAACTATCATCAGGTTTTCTCAGCTGAAGTGAGATGCCCTATCTTTTCTGCAAGGTGATCGATGTTTTTCCTGCTCCACCAAATATTTCCTCTCTCTCCCATCCTTCCTTCAGATCTTCTGTCATCTGTATCTCGTCTTTCTGATTGGACCTCCTGGGTGTCAGAGGAACCGGGAGTCTCTGTAAGAAATTGTTCCCAGAATACATCATTTACACCAGTTGGTACAGTAGCAGCTCTATCCCTTGATGAATCAACCTCATGAGCAGCAGGCTCTGAATTCACATCTATCTCAGAAACCTTACTCCTTATATCTATTTGAATCTCTGTTAAGGGTAGAGCTGGGCTTTCTGCATAACTCGTAGATTCTGTTAGCTCTGGAGATGAATGAATATCTCCCAAATGAGGTGAAGAAGGGTGTAATTTAGGCGATGGTGATCGCAAGTTCACATCAGTGTCCTCTGATGATGCATTCATCTCTGTAATAACTGCACCAGATGGCAGAGAATGTAAAGCACAGTCATAATACATATCTTCACCAGAAGCTTGACTTATGCCTCggaaaaaattctccaatgaattCAAGGATGATTCCATCTTCTCAAATGGTTCTATGTCCATCGGATGCATAGAAACTACGTCTGATTTCTCTCCGCTCTTACTCTGAGATATAGCACGATTCTCTTCCATGTTAGCATCCTCATAGAAATAATTGGTTTTTGGAAGTCTCCTCTTCTTGCTGAGAAATCCAGATTGCTGTACAAAGTTAGAGTGGAATCCAGGCCTCTGTATGATTTGGGTCAAGGCGGCCAGCATACTTCTTTGGTGGTGCTCCATAACATGTAATCTTGCCTCTAAAGTTTGCATTTGCTGCTCCATTCCATGCTGTTGCTGAGTGTGCTTCTGAAGCTCTGATATAAGCATTAGCTTATCACGGTTGATCCTCTCAATTTCCTCCTCAAGCTCATGTCTTTCTGTTTCTGCTAATGGCCCTGAGTTGCCTTGGTGGTGCAGAGAATGGCTGTGTATTGGCTTGCGTCTATGAATATTTTT
Coding sequences within it:
- the LOC105047474 gene encoding heat stress transcription factor A-4b, producing MEGSQGGSGSNSPAPFLTKTYDMVDDPSTNSIVSWSASDTSFIVWNPLEFARDLLPKYFKHSNFSSFVRQLNTYGFRKVDPDQWEFANEEFVRGQSHLLKNIHRRKPIHSHSLHHQGNSGPLAETERHELEEEIERINRDKLMLISELQKHTQQQHGMEQQMQTLEARLHVMEHHQRSMLAALTQIIQRPGFHSNFVQQSGFLSKKRRLPKTNYFYEDANMEENRAISQSKSGEKSDVVSMHPMDIEPFEKMESSLNSLENFFRGISQASGEDMYYDCALHSLPSGAVITEMNASSEDTDVNLRSPSPKLHPSSPHLGDIHSSPELTESTSYAESPALPLTEIQIDIRSKVSEIDVNSEPAAHEVDSSRDRAATVPTGVNDVFWEQFLTETPGSSDTQEVQSERRDTDDRRSEGRMGERGNIWWSRKNIDHLAEKIGHLTSAEKT